One bacterium genomic window, TCGTCCTCGATCACCACGCGCCCGATCTGGGGGATTTTGACCTGTTTGCCCCTCTCGTCGGGGGTGAAGCCGAAGCCGTCGCTCCCGATGACCGCCCCGGCGTGGATGATGCAGCGGTCACCGATCACGATGTTTTCGTTGACGGTCACGCGGGGGTAGATCCGGCAGTCGTTACCGACCTGGGAGCCTTGCCCGATGAAAGCGCCGGCCTGGATCACGGAGCGGGCCCCGACCACCGCCCCGGCTTCGATGACCGCCTGGGCCTGCACGGTCACGTTTTCTCCCAGGATGGCGGTGGCGTCCACGGTGGCCTGAGGCGAAACCCCGGGTTCGAACTGGCGCGGAGGGTGCAGAATCTGGGCCGCCCGGGCATAGGCCAGGCGGGGGTTGGCCACCCGCAAGACGGGTTTCTTGCCGGGCTCCGTATCCGCTCCGGCGATGATCGCCGCCGCCGGCGATTCCAGGGCGGCGGCCAGGAAACGTCGTTTCTCCACCCAGACCACGGTTTCTTCGCGGGCGTTTTCCAGGTCGGCGACGGCGCTGACCTGGATATCGGGGTTGCCGGCGAGTTCGGCGCCGAGTTTTTCGGCGAGTTCGGCTACGGTGAGTTTCATAAGCGTATCTATACTCCGGGGTTGGTCTCTCTTTAAAAAATT contains:
- the lpxD gene encoding UDP-3-O-(3-hydroxymyristoyl)glucosamine N-acyltransferase — encoded protein: MKLTVAELAEKLGAELAGNPDIQVSAVADLENAREETVVWVEKRRFLAAALESPAAAIIAGADTEPGKKPVLRVANPRLAYARAAQILHPPRQFEPGVSPQATVDATAILGENVTVQAQAVIEAGAVVGARSVIQAGAFIGQGSQVGNDCRIYPRVTVNENIVIGDRCIIHAGAVIGSDGFGFTPDERGKQVKIPQIGRVVIEDDVEIGANTTIDRATFGETVIRRGVKLDNLVQIAHNDDIGENTVMAAQVGIAGSTRIGRNCAFGGQVGIGDHAEVGDRVFMGGKTGVAAKKKIASDQILLGAPARTLSDMKKLFALENRLIKQASKHEAPEGE